In a single window of the Xylanimonas protaetiae genome:
- a CDS encoding ferritin-like fold-containing protein, giving the protein MVVTSAFGLLGGAARAPRRSSLSRPPGSARHTVRTAADREGTSAALPQREACAEVCTGRPGNRGTGPWYGKRPAAGPPARPLWCRSTARGARHRPGDGPRPYPGRHDDPEDTPLLELAGLAAYVRLGLFGLVGAHTVGAPDLDAAHRMMTVAVRVGEQQQELLAIGASRGVEPVELMRPFVGVLDSFEARTHESTWWEGLLKGVVGHGVSTDLCRLLATGLPAADASVVTAALAYEVDEPERVTSVVRAATDADPRLASRLALWGRRVVGESLSLCQELLATRPGLAELARRAAAASAGDGEPPADAVAWAMGELTAEHTRRMDRMGLAA; this is encoded by the coding sequence ATGGTGGTCACAAGTGCCTTCGGTCTGTTGGGCGGCGCGGCGCGCGCTCCAAGGCGGTCGAGCTTGTCGAGACCGCCTGGGTCGGCGCGTCACACCGTGCGGACGGCAGCCGATCGTGAAGGAACGAGCGCGGCCCTCCCCCAGAGGGAGGCCTGCGCAGAAGTCTGCACGGGACGACCGGGCAACCGTGGTACGGGGCCATGGTACGGGAAACGCCCCGCGGCGGGGCCGCCCGCCCGTCCGCTGTGGTGCCGCTCGACGGCGCGGGGCGCCCGCCACCGGCCCGGCGACGGGCCTCGACCGTATCCTGGGCGCCATGACGACCCCGAGGACACCCCCCTGCTAGAGCTCGCCGGACTGGCGGCCTACGTGCGGCTGGGGCTGTTCGGCCTGGTCGGCGCGCACACCGTCGGGGCGCCGGACCTGGACGCCGCCCACCGCATGATGACGGTGGCCGTGCGCGTGGGGGAGCAGCAGCAGGAGCTGCTCGCGATCGGCGCCTCACGGGGCGTCGAGCCGGTCGAGCTCATGCGGCCGTTCGTGGGCGTGCTCGACTCGTTCGAGGCGCGCACCCACGAGTCGACGTGGTGGGAGGGGCTGCTCAAGGGTGTCGTCGGCCACGGCGTCTCGACCGACCTGTGCCGGCTGCTCGCCACCGGGCTGCCCGCCGCCGACGCCTCCGTCGTGACGGCGGCGCTCGCCTACGAGGTCGACGAGCCCGAGCGCGTCACCTCGGTGGTGCGTGCGGCGACCGACGCCGACCCGCGCCTCGCGTCACGCCTGGCCCTGTGGGGCCGCCGCGTCGTCGGCGAGTCGCTGTCGCTGTGCCAGGAGCTCCTCGCGACGCGGCCGGGGCTCGCCGAGCTGGCGCGCCGCGCCGCCGCGGCGTCGGCCGGTGACGGCGAGCCGCCCGCGGACGCGGTCGCGTGGGCGATGGGGGAGCTCACGGCCGAGCACACGCGGCGCATGGACCGCATGGGGCTGGCGGCCTGA
- a CDS encoding DUF3107 domain-containing protein: MEITIGVQNLPRELSVDTDLTADQVAETLKKALADGGVLELTDTRGRRVLVPTTTIGYVEVGPEETRRVGFGSL, from the coding sequence GTGGAGATCACGATCGGTGTGCAGAACCTCCCGCGCGAGCTGTCCGTGGACACGGACCTCACCGCGGACCAGGTCGCCGAGACCCTCAAGAAGGCCCTCGCCGACGGCGGCGTCCTCGAGCTCACCGACACCCGCGGCCGCCGCGTCCTCGTCCCGACGACGACGATCGGCTACGTCGAGGTCGGCCCGGAGGAGACGCGCCGCGTCGGCTTCGGCTCGCTCTGA
- a CDS encoding DEAD/DEAH box helicase, translating to MTTIDNQAETTAGTAASALAAPNATRAHHAASAIQRQDVSFADFGVRQEIVDALTDVGITHPFPIQAMTLPVALQGHDIIGQAKTGTGKTLGFGVPLLHRVVAPGEPGWDDLVAPGKPQAVVVAPTRELAVQVAGDLATASAHRPSLRVIQIYGGRAYEPQIEQLKQGAEVVVGTPGRMVDLLNQGHLNLLRAETIVLDEADEMLDLGFLPDVEKILSRLPAKRHTMLFSATMPGAVVSMARRYMSQPTHIRAADPDDEGATVKNITQVVYRAHALDKIEVLARLLQAEGRGRTIVFARTKRTAAKVSDELRERGFAAGALHGDLGQGAREQALRALRHGKIDVLVATDVAARGIDVDDVTHVVNYQCPEDERTYLHRVGRTGRAGNKGTAVTFVDWDDMPRWSLIDKALETGHPEPVETYSTSPHLFADLNIPAGTKGRLPKDKRTLEGLDAEKLEDLGETGKRTTPQRAQGTRSGASRDGGRPGSRDGGRSRGGSGSGSRPARDGQAARPSAERPAERPDDGAASSEGTTSEGGARRSRTRRRTRGGRPATGTPDAPPTAS from the coding sequence GTGACCACCATCGACAACCAGGCCGAGACCACGGCCGGGACGGCCGCGTCCGCGCTCGCCGCCCCCAACGCCACCAGGGCGCACCACGCCGCCTCCGCGATCCAGCGTCAGGACGTCTCCTTCGCGGACTTCGGCGTCCGCCAGGAGATCGTCGACGCGCTCACCGACGTCGGCATCACCCACCCCTTCCCCATCCAGGCGATGACGCTGCCCGTGGCCCTGCAAGGCCACGACATCATCGGCCAGGCCAAGACGGGTACCGGCAAGACGCTGGGCTTCGGCGTCCCGCTGCTCCACCGCGTCGTCGCGCCGGGCGAGCCCGGCTGGGACGACCTCGTCGCGCCTGGCAAGCCGCAGGCCGTCGTCGTCGCCCCCACGCGCGAGCTCGCGGTGCAGGTGGCCGGCGACCTCGCCACCGCCTCTGCGCACCGCCCGAGCCTGCGCGTGATCCAGATCTACGGCGGCCGCGCGTACGAGCCGCAGATCGAGCAGCTCAAGCAGGGCGCCGAGGTCGTCGTCGGCACCCCCGGCCGCATGGTCGACCTGCTCAACCAGGGCCACCTGAACCTGCTGCGCGCCGAGACGATCGTGCTCGACGAGGCCGACGAGATGCTCGACCTGGGCTTCCTGCCCGACGTCGAGAAGATCCTGTCCCGCCTGCCCGCCAAGCGGCACACCATGCTCTTCTCCGCGACGATGCCCGGCGCGGTCGTGTCGATGGCCCGCCGCTACATGTCGCAGCCCACGCACATCCGCGCAGCCGACCCCGACGACGAGGGCGCGACCGTCAAGAACATCACGCAGGTCGTGTACCGGGCGCACGCGCTCGACAAGATCGAGGTGCTCGCCCGCCTGCTGCAGGCCGAGGGCCGCGGCCGCACCATCGTGTTCGCGCGCACCAAGCGCACGGCCGCCAAGGTGAGCGACGAGCTGCGCGAGCGTGGCTTCGCCGCCGGCGCCCTGCACGGCGACCTGGGCCAGGGCGCCCGCGAGCAGGCCCTGCGCGCGCTGCGCCACGGCAAGATCGACGTGCTGGTCGCGACCGACGTCGCCGCCCGCGGCATCGACGTCGACGACGTCACGCACGTCGTCAACTACCAGTGCCCCGAGGACGAGCGCACCTACCTGCACCGCGTCGGCCGCACCGGCCGTGCGGGCAACAAGGGCACCGCGGTCACGTTCGTGGACTGGGACGACATGCCGCGCTGGTCGCTCATCGACAAGGCGCTGGAGACGGGCCACCCCGAGCCCGTCGAGACGTACTCGACGTCGCCGCACCTGTTCGCCGACCTGAACATCCCCGCGGGCACCAAGGGCCGCCTGCCCAAGGACAAGCGCACGCTCGAGGGCCTGGACGCCGAGAAGCTCGAGGACCTGGGCGAGACCGGCAAGCGCACCACCCCCCAGCGCGCGCAGGGCACGCGCTCGGGCGCCTCGCGCGACGGCGGTCGCCCCGGCTCGCGTGACGGCGGCCGCTCGCGCGGCGGCTCGGGCTCGGGCAGCCGCCCGGCCCGCGACGGCCAGGCCGCACGCCCGTCTGCCGAGCGCCCCGCCGAGCGCCCCGACGACGGCGCCGCGTCGTCGGAGGGGACGACGTCGGAGGGCGGCGCCCGCCGCAGCCGCACCCGCCGCCGCACGCGCGGCGGCCGCCCCGCGACCGGCACCCCGGACGCACCCCCGACCGCCAGCTGA
- a CDS encoding MarC family protein, producing the protein MNAVIDVALFTEVFVTLFVIMDPPGTVPVFLALTSRMTPKQRNRAARQAILVAFCVIVVFAAFGQQLLHYMGISLPALQASGGLLLLFVAMELLTGKMEEPEPAKGGAVNVALVPLGTPLLAGPGAIVATMVFVQRRLAAGEHVVGHWVAIVLAVVAVHACVFLAMRFANTIQRILKDSGVTLVTRIAGLLLAAIAVQMIATAVTEFVRAA; encoded by the coding sequence GTGAACGCCGTCATCGACGTCGCCCTGTTCACCGAGGTGTTCGTGACGCTGTTCGTCATCATGGACCCGCCCGGCACGGTGCCCGTGTTCCTCGCGCTCACCTCGCGCATGACGCCCAAGCAGCGCAACCGCGCCGCGCGCCAGGCGATCCTCGTGGCGTTCTGCGTCATCGTCGTCTTCGCCGCGTTCGGCCAGCAGCTGCTCCACTACATGGGCATCTCGCTGCCCGCGCTCCAGGCGTCCGGCGGCCTCCTGCTCCTGTTCGTCGCGATGGAGCTGCTGACCGGGAAGATGGAGGAGCCCGAGCCGGCCAAGGGCGGGGCGGTCAACGTGGCGCTCGTGCCGCTCGGCACCCCGCTGCTCGCCGGGCCGGGCGCGATCGTCGCGACCATGGTGTTCGTGCAGCGCCGGCTCGCCGCCGGCGAGCACGTGGTGGGGCACTGGGTCGCGATCGTGCTCGCCGTCGTCGCCGTGCACGCGTGCGTGTTCCTGGCGATGCGGTTCGCGAACACCATCCAGCGGATCCTCAAGGACTCCGGCGTCACGCTCGTGACCAGGATCGCCGGTCTGCTGCTGGCCGCCATCGCCGTCCAGATGATCGCGACGGCGGTCACGGAGTTCGTGCGGGCGGCCTGA
- a CDS encoding PHP domain-containing protein translates to MIDLHTHSTASDGTDAPGQVVEAAAAAGVAVVALTDHDTAAGWDEAAAASARTGVALVRGAEISTVSDHVSVHMLAYLYDPTHPGLVGELERTRASRLTRLERMAALLGEDYPITWEDVLAQTGEDATVGRPHLADALVAAGVVATRDEAFATVLRPGTRYYVPHLAPDTVTAVRAIRAAGGVPVFAHPGAVQRGRVVREDRIEELAAAGLAGLEVDHRDHDDATRARLRDLARALGLFVTGSSDYHGAGKPNRIGELTTAPDVLAQIEDQGTLEVLRP, encoded by the coding sequence GTGATCGACCTGCACACCCACTCGACGGCGTCGGACGGGACGGACGCCCCGGGCCAGGTCGTGGAGGCCGCCGCGGCCGCCGGCGTCGCCGTCGTCGCGCTCACCGACCACGACACGGCCGCGGGCTGGGACGAGGCCGCCGCGGCGTCCGCGCGCACGGGCGTCGCGCTCGTGCGCGGCGCCGAGATCTCCACGGTCTCCGACCACGTCAGCGTGCACATGCTCGCCTACCTGTACGACCCCACCCATCCGGGGCTCGTGGGAGAGCTGGAGCGCACGCGCGCCTCGCGACTCACCCGCCTGGAGCGGATGGCGGCGCTGCTCGGGGAGGACTACCCGATCACGTGGGAGGACGTCCTGGCCCAGACGGGCGAGGACGCGACCGTGGGGCGCCCGCACCTGGCCGACGCGCTCGTCGCCGCGGGTGTCGTCGCCACGCGGGACGAGGCGTTCGCGACCGTGCTGCGGCCCGGCACCCGCTACTACGTGCCGCACCTGGCCCCCGACACCGTCACGGCCGTGCGCGCGATCCGCGCCGCCGGCGGGGTTCCGGTGTTCGCGCACCCCGGCGCGGTCCAGCGCGGGCGCGTCGTGCGCGAGGACCGGATCGAGGAGCTCGCCGCCGCGGGGCTCGCCGGGCTGGAGGTCGACCACCGCGACCACGACGACGCCACGCGCGCCCGCCTGCGCGACCTCGCCCGGGCGCTGGGCCTGTTCGTCACCGGCTCGAGCGACTACCACGGGGCCGGCAAGCCGAACCGCATCGGCGAGCTCACCACCGCGCCCGACGTGCTGGCGCAGATCGAGGACCAGGGGACCCTGGAGGTGCTGCGCCCGTGA
- a CDS encoding UrvD/REP family ATP-dependent DNA helicase yields the protein MTNRPAPRLVPPAPVAGPEVALDPTQRAAVEQARTAPALLVAGAPGTGKTTVTAAVAVEAVTAWGLEPARVLVLAASRRSAARLRDQVAAASGRTLGAPMVRTASSAAFAVLRTRATALGEPTPTLVSGPEQDLVLAELLAGHLEGEGAPLLLPDGLPTEALGLRGLRRELRDLLMRAAERGVDPGRLADLGRAHVRPEWTMAAQLYEEYLDVMTLRLGTPDSGARFDPAVVVDEAAQSLAAWEDEVPGVPRPSWDLVVVDDYQEATVATARLLQVLARDGARLVLLADPDSAVQGFRGATPGLVGRAAAPARSPGAFGAEEVVLGTVWRQTEALREVTRVVTARVPTVGGPFQRGASAPTPESPTPGGAALGDDVAPSGVAVAVLAGQAQEAAYIARELRAEHLLHGTPWERMAVVARSGDRLGALRRDLVAASVPVALLGSDVPLREEPAVAPLLAALRVAAVAAPGSLDALLAELATDDVDAVALRGVAGPEAGADPDSVVPREVAEPVVGLRAGGRSAPYPLLDAETAAALLTSPVGGLDAVALRRLRRALRAEELAGGGGRSSDALLVELLGDPARAATLPSPVRRGPATVARVLAAGRAAAGEPGASAQTVLWAVWDATGLAARWRDAALAGGPAGVRADRDLDAVLALFRAAETYVDRMPGAPVAAFVDYLSSQDLPADSLAASASGAHAVEALTPAGAAGREWDVVVVAGVQDGVWPDLRLRDSLLGSQALVELLAGRSQDAHGLGPDARKQVLADELRAFAVATSRARRRLLVTAIEDAEDAPSVFCDLVVPPEEGEGRDPRRVDVVAPLDLRGIVATARAALVRTVASSAVAEEPGGATRERAGGAASTGPTAGSGAGSAGNRAGGAAGSAVGLVVGAGATLDGEAAAAASLLADLAAAGVPEADPRTWYGVAGASSDAALWPDDAVVPVSPSKVETVTTCSLRWSFEAAGGTAADDQNQTLGTLVHAIAEALPTGSLHDLRAELDRRWPQLALPPGWPARQLRRRADRMVERLAEYLADAGTPLAVEAEIDVEVGRARLRGKVDRVEDAGDGAAIVADLKTGRTAPTKEKAATHPQLGAYQLAVEAGAVGEATRSAGARLVFVGTDTVKPSLREQPALAPEPDGSSWARALVEGAADTMASARFAAHPNDLCPMCPVRRSCPLQPEGRGVVA from the coding sequence ATGACGAACCGCCCCGCGCCCCGGCTCGTGCCTCCCGCACCCGTCGCGGGGCCGGAGGTGGCGCTCGACCCCACCCAGCGCGCCGCCGTCGAGCAGGCGCGCACCGCGCCCGCGCTGCTCGTCGCCGGCGCCCCGGGAACCGGCAAGACGACGGTCACGGCCGCGGTCGCCGTCGAGGCCGTGACGGCGTGGGGTCTCGAACCCGCGCGCGTGCTGGTGCTCGCGGCGTCGCGCCGGTCCGCCGCGCGGCTGCGCGACCAGGTGGCCGCGGCGTCCGGGCGCACGCTCGGGGCGCCGATGGTGCGGACGGCGTCGTCGGCGGCGTTCGCCGTGCTGCGCACGCGCGCGACGGCGCTCGGCGAGCCGACGCCGACCCTCGTCTCCGGGCCGGAGCAGGACCTCGTGCTCGCCGAGCTGCTGGCCGGCCACCTCGAGGGGGAGGGCGCGCCGCTCCTGCTGCCCGACGGGCTGCCGACCGAGGCGCTCGGGCTGCGCGGGCTGCGGCGGGAGCTGCGCGACCTGCTCATGCGGGCCGCCGAGCGGGGCGTCGACCCGGGACGCCTCGCGGACCTGGGGCGGGCGCACGTGCGCCCGGAGTGGACCATGGCCGCGCAGCTCTACGAGGAGTACCTCGACGTCATGACGCTGCGGCTCGGCACGCCGGACTCGGGGGCCCGGTTCGACCCCGCCGTCGTCGTGGACGAGGCGGCCCAGTCGCTCGCAGCCTGGGAGGACGAGGTGCCAGGGGTGCCGCGGCCGTCGTGGGACCTCGTCGTCGTGGACGACTACCAGGAGGCGACCGTCGCGACCGCGCGGCTGCTCCAGGTGCTCGCCCGGGACGGGGCGCGGCTGGTGCTGCTCGCCGACCCCGACTCGGCTGTCCAGGGGTTCCGCGGGGCGACGCCCGGGCTGGTCGGGCGGGCGGCTGCGCCGGCACGGTCGCCCGGCGCGTTCGGGGCCGAGGAGGTGGTGCTCGGGACGGTGTGGCGTCAGACGGAGGCGTTGCGCGAGGTCACCCGGGTGGTGACGGCGCGGGTCCCGACCGTGGGCGGGCCGTTCCAGCGCGGGGCGTCGGCGCCGACCCCGGAGAGCCCGACCCCCGGGGGCGCGGCCCTTGGCGACGACGTGGCGCCGTCCGGCGTGGCCGTCGCCGTGCTCGCCGGGCAGGCGCAGGAGGCCGCGTACATCGCACGCGAGCTGCGCGCCGAGCACCTCCTGCACGGGACCCCGTGGGAGCGCATGGCCGTCGTCGCGCGCTCGGGCGACCGGCTCGGCGCGCTGCGCCGCGACCTCGTCGCGGCGTCGGTGCCGGTCGCGCTCCTGGGCTCGGACGTGCCGCTGCGCGAGGAGCCCGCGGTGGCGCCGCTGCTCGCGGCGCTGCGCGTGGCCGCTGTGGCCGCGCCGGGCAGCCTCGACGCGCTGCTCGCCGAGCTCGCGACGGACGACGTCGACGCCGTCGCCCTGCGCGGAGTCGCAGGACCCGAAGCCGGGGCCGACCCGGACTCCGTCGTCCCGCGCGAGGTCGCGGAACCCGTCGTCGGGCTGCGCGCAGGCGGTCGGTCCGCCCCCTACCCGCTGCTCGACGCCGAGACGGCCGCCGCGCTGCTGACCTCGCCGGTCGGCGGGCTCGATGCCGTCGCGCTCCGGCGGCTGCGCCGGGCCCTGCGGGCCGAGGAGCTGGCGGGCGGCGGTGGGCGGTCCTCGGACGCGCTGCTCGTCGAGCTGCTGGGCGACCCCGCCCGCGCGGCGACGCTCCCGTCCCCGGTCAGGCGGGGTCCGGCGACCGTCGCGCGCGTGCTCGCGGCCGGACGCGCCGCCGCGGGCGAGCCGGGCGCGTCCGCCCAGACGGTCCTCTGGGCCGTCTGGGACGCGACGGGCCTCGCCGCGCGCTGGCGGGACGCGGCGCTCGCCGGCGGGCCGGCGGGCGTGCGCGCGGACCGCGACCTCGATGCCGTGCTCGCCCTGTTCCGGGCCGCCGAGACGTACGTGGACCGCATGCCGGGCGCGCCCGTGGCTGCCTTCGTCGACTACCTGTCGTCGCAGGACCTCCCCGCCGACTCGCTCGCCGCGTCGGCGTCGGGGGCGCACGCCGTCGAGGCGCTGACCCCCGCCGGGGCCGCGGGGCGCGAGTGGGACGTCGTCGTGGTCGCGGGCGTGCAGGACGGGGTGTGGCCCGACCTGCGCCTGCGGGACTCGCTGCTCGGGTCGCAGGCCCTCGTCGAGCTGCTCGCCGGCCGGTCCCAGGACGCGCACGGGCTCGGGCCCGACGCGCGCAAGCAGGTGCTCGCCGACGAGCTCCGCGCCTTCGCCGTCGCGACGTCGCGGGCCCGGCGCCGGCTGCTCGTGACGGCGATCGAGGACGCCGAGGACGCGCCCAGCGTCTTCTGCGACCTCGTCGTGCCCCCGGAGGAGGGCGAGGGGCGCGACCCGCGGCGCGTCGACGTCGTCGCCCCGCTCGACCTGCGCGGCATCGTCGCGACGGCGCGGGCGGCGCTCGTGCGGACCGTGGCGTCATCCGCGGTGGCGGAGGAGCCCGGCGGCGCCACGCGGGAGCGTGCGGGCGGAGCAGCCTCGACGGGCCCGACCGCGGGGAGCGGTGCTGGCTCCGCCGGGAACCGCGCGGGCGGAGCCGCGGGCAGTGCGGTGGGCTTGGTCGTCGGTGCGGGCGCGACCCTCGACGGCGAGGCGGCCGCCGCGGCGTCCCTGCTCGCCGACCTCGCCGCGGCCGGCGTCCCCGAGGCGGACCCGCGCACCTGGTACGGCGTCGCGGGCGCGTCGAGCGACGCCGCGCTGTGGCCGGACGACGCCGTCGTCCCGGTCTCGCCGTCGAAGGTGGAGACCGTGACCACGTGCTCGCTGCGCTGGTCGTTCGAGGCGGCGGGCGGCACGGCCGCCGACGACCAGAACCAGACCCTGGGCACGCTCGTCCACGCCATCGCCGAGGCGCTGCCGACGGGTTCCCTGCACGACCTCAGGGCCGAGCTGGACCGACGCTGGCCGCAGCTCGCGCTGCCACCGGGCTGGCCCGCCCGCCAGCTGAGGCGGCGCGCGGACCGCATGGTCGAGCGGCTCGCCGAGTACCTGGCGGACGCCGGGACGCCGCTCGCCGTCGAGGCCGAGATCGACGTCGAGGTGGGCCGGGCACGGCTGCGCGGCAAGGTCGACCGGGTCGAGGACGCCGGCGACGGGGCCGCGATCGTGGCCGACCTCAAGACGGGCCGCACCGCGCCGACCAAGGAGAAGGCCGCGACGCACCCGCAGCTCGGCGCCTACCAGCTCGCCGTCGAGGCGGGCGCGGTCGGGGAGGCGACGCGCAGCGCGGGCGCCCGCCTCGTCTTCGTCGGCACGGACACCGTCAAGCCGTCGCTGCGCGAGCAGCCGGCGCTCGCGCCGGAGCCGGACGGCTCGAGCTGGGCGCGCGCCCTCGTCGAGGGTGCCGCCGACACGATGGCCTCCGCCCGGTTCGCCGCGCACCCGAACGACCTGTGCCCGATGTGCCCCGTGCGCCGGTCCTGCCCGCTCCAGCCTGAAGGAAGGGGGGTCGTCGCGTGA
- a CDS encoding DUF1905 domain-containing protein gives MQLKFCAQLWQWQSRTDAWWFVTVPPELSDELAELPLPPRGFGSIRARVAIGGTRWETSVFPSDEQKGYVLPVKKAVRKAEGIEDGATVEVVLEPVC, from the coding sequence ATGCAGCTCAAGTTTTGCGCTCAGCTCTGGCAGTGGCAGTCCCGGACCGACGCGTGGTGGTTCGTCACCGTCCCGCCGGAGCTGTCCGACGAGCTCGCCGAGCTGCCCCTGCCGCCCCGCGGCTTCGGCTCGATCCGGGCGCGGGTCGCGATCGGCGGCACGCGCTGGGAGACGTCGGTGTTCCCCAGCGACGAGCAGAAGGGCTACGTCCTGCCGGTCAAGAAGGCCGTGCGGAAGGCGGAGGGCATCGAGGACGGCGCGACGGTCGAGGTCGTGCTCGAGCCCGTCTGTTAG
- a CDS encoding alpha/beta fold hydrolase, producing the protein MALEPAVVFVHGMRTSSAIWAPQLAHVHDAGYDAVAVDLPAHGERRDERFTLAGAFAVIDQAIAALGADRQIALVGLSLGGYTTLAYAAREATLAQVGALPHPGRLAGVVAAACCSDPKGKPVALFRDVARVTVSGATAAERMGRSAASRWRRSITGRGTRAGGSDVAALLGATAAAGPYRPGWDVVTDALTHLAGRSSVADVRATRVPVWLVNGSRDHLRLEEQRHLAAAYQGALVVVPGAGHDVNSDAPDAFNRVLTRALHDFARH; encoded by the coding sequence ATGGCACTCGAGCCGGCCGTCGTCTTCGTCCACGGCATGCGTACGTCGTCGGCGATCTGGGCCCCGCAGCTCGCGCACGTGCACGATGCCGGGTACGACGCCGTCGCCGTCGACCTGCCCGCGCACGGCGAGCGCCGCGACGAGCGGTTCACGCTGGCGGGCGCGTTCGCGGTGATCGACCAGGCGATCGCCGCGCTCGGAGCCGACCGTCAGATCGCCCTCGTGGGGCTCAGCCTGGGCGGGTACACGACGCTCGCGTACGCCGCGCGGGAGGCCACGCTCGCCCAGGTGGGCGCGCTGCCGCACCCGGGGCGGCTGGCCGGCGTCGTCGCCGCCGCCTGCTGCTCGGACCCCAAGGGCAAGCCGGTCGCGCTCTTCCGCGACGTCGCCCGGGTCACGGTGAGCGGGGCGACGGCGGCCGAGCGCATGGGCCGGTCGGCCGCGAGCCGGTGGCGGCGGTCCATCACGGGCCGGGGCACGCGCGCGGGCGGGTCCGACGTCGCGGCGCTGCTCGGCGCGACGGCGGCCGCGGGGCCCTACCGGCCGGGCTGGGACGTCGTCACGGACGCGCTGACGCACCTGGCGGGGAGGTCCTCCGTGGCGGACGTGCGGGCCACGCGCGTGCCGGTGTGGCTGGTCAACGGGTCGCGCGACCACCTGCGGCTCGAGGAGCAGCGGCACCTCGCGGCGGCGTACCAGGGCGCGCTCGTCGTCGTGCCGGGGGCCGGGCACGACGTCAACAGCGACGCCCCGGACGCGTTCAACCGCGTGCTGACCCGGGCGCTGCACGACTTCGCGCGGCACTGA
- a CDS encoding aminopeptidase P family protein, with amino-acid sequence MSDTSAQPPAEKTESDHRNRPHSQAFVDFITSRWAPRADLGVQPGAAAPFTAARRARLAAELPGARLVIPAGPLKVRSNDTDYRFRPHSAFAHLTGLGTDQEPDAVLVIHPVEPGTGDAGPDGPGDHHAVLYVRPLAARDTEEFYADSRYGEFWVGARPSLDDVTTLTGIEARHIDELRDALAKDVGAGVVLLVVTGSDEAVETLVEAIRVEAGTESAEPALAAAAELADKDLVRATSELRLVKDEHEIEQMREAVDRTIEGFAEVVRALPRAVAHRRGERVIETTFDAHARLEGNAVGYETIAASGEHATTLHWITNDGEVREGDLVLLDAGVEVESLYTADVTRTLPVTGTFTEVQRRVYQAVLDAADAAFAVARPGVRFLDVHEAAMAVIADRLEEWGLLPEGVTAEVALTPAGQQHRRWMVHGTSHHLGLDVHDCAQARNELYREGRLEEGMVFTIEPGLYFKADDLAVPAEYRGIGVRIEDDVLVTADGNENLSAALPRDPDAVEAWMASLRG; translated from the coding sequence ATGAGCGACACCTCCGCGCAGCCCCCCGCCGAGAAGACCGAGTCGGACCACCGCAACCGGCCGCACTCCCAGGCGTTCGTCGACTTCATCACCTCGCGGTGGGCCCCGCGGGCCGACCTCGGCGTCCAGCCGGGGGCCGCCGCGCCCTTCACCGCCGCCCGCCGCGCCCGGCTCGCCGCCGAGCTGCCCGGCGCCCGCCTGGTGATCCCCGCCGGCCCGCTCAAGGTGCGCTCCAACGACACCGACTACCGGTTCCGCCCCCACTCGGCGTTCGCGCACCTCACGGGCCTGGGCACCGACCAGGAGCCGGACGCCGTCCTGGTGATCCACCCCGTGGAGCCCGGGACGGGCGACGCCGGACCGGACGGACCGGGCGACCACCACGCCGTGCTCTACGTGCGCCCGCTCGCCGCGCGCGACACCGAGGAGTTCTACGCCGACTCCCGCTACGGGGAGTTCTGGGTGGGCGCCCGCCCGTCCCTCGACGACGTCACGACGCTCACGGGCATCGAGGCCCGCCACATCGACGAGCTGCGCGACGCGCTCGCCAAGGACGTCGGCGCCGGCGTCGTGCTGCTCGTCGTGACCGGGTCCGACGAGGCCGTCGAGACGCTCGTCGAGGCGATCCGCGTCGAGGCGGGCACCGAGTCCGCCGAGCCCGCCCTGGCCGCCGCCGCGGAGCTCGCGGACAAGGACCTCGTGCGCGCCACGAGCGAGCTGCGCCTCGTCAAGGACGAGCACGAGATCGAGCAGATGCGCGAGGCCGTCGACCGCACCATCGAGGGCTTCGCGGAGGTGGTCCGCGCGCTGCCCCGCGCCGTCGCGCACCGCCGCGGCGAGCGCGTCATCGAGACGACGTTCGACGCGCACGCGCGCCTCGAGGGCAACGCCGTCGGGTACGAGACCATCGCGGCGTCGGGCGAGCACGCCACCACGCTGCACTGGATCACCAACGACGGCGAGGTCCGCGAGGGCGACCTGGTGCTGCTCGACGCGGGCGTCGAGGTCGAGTCGCTGTACACCGCCGACGTGACCCGCACGCTGCCCGTGACCGGCACCTTCACCGAGGTGCAGCGCCGCGTCTACCAGGCGGTGCTCGACGCCGCGGACGCTGCGTTCGCCGTCGCCCGGCCGGGCGTGCGGTTCCTCGACGTGCACGAGGCTGCGATGGCGGTCATCGCCGACCGCCTCGAGGAGTGGGGCCTGCTGCCCGAGGGCGTGACGGCCGAGGTGGCGCTGACGCCCGCAGGCCAGCAGCACCGCCGCTGGATGGTGCACGGCACCTCGCACCACCTGGGTCTCGACGTGCACGACTGCGCGCAGGCCCGCAACGAGCTGTACCGCGAGGGCCGCCTGGAGGAGGGCATGGTCTTCACGATCGAGCCGGGCCTCTACTTCAAGGCGG